In Aquimarina spinulae, a single window of DNA contains:
- a CDS encoding S1C family serine protease: MKPITIITLFFTIISTAQDLSKLYETVNPAVVVIFTQEAKLESIGSITKTVTSEGLGSGFMISETDIITAAHVVDAAEQLRVRFLDGQIIAAKVISTFKSADVALIKLDTPKRNAVTVTFGDSDQVKIGEQVFIVGAPFGYGHSLSSGYVSGIIKNKLGTNPFTSSEFIQTDAAINTGNSGGPMFNMKGEVIGVVSQILTKSGGFEGIGFAATANITKNLMMNNKTPWLGLDAYPLTGKTKRLLNVPQNSGLLVQRVVFGSILYKMGLQGGDTEVSIDGQKLIIGGDIILAFDTIEFDLTDEALVRLGEFAKNLAPDSSFTLKVLRNGKIIELKR; this comes from the coding sequence TGTAATTTTTACTCAAGAAGCAAAATTAGAATCAATCGGTAGTATCACCAAAACTGTTACTTCAGAGGGATTAGGTTCTGGCTTTATGATTTCAGAAACCGATATCATTACTGCTGCACATGTGGTTGATGCTGCAGAACAATTGAGAGTTAGATTTCTGGATGGTCAAATCATAGCTGCAAAAGTGATTTCTACATTCAAATCGGCAGATGTCGCTTTAATCAAATTAGATACTCCCAAAAGAAATGCTGTTACCGTAACTTTTGGAGATTCTGATCAAGTAAAAATAGGAGAACAGGTGTTTATTGTAGGGGCTCCTTTTGGATACGGCCATTCTCTATCTTCTGGTTATGTAAGCGGAATTATAAAAAATAAATTAGGTACCAATCCATTTACCAGTTCAGAATTTATTCAAACCGATGCGGCTATTAATACTGGTAATTCTGGTGGCCCTATGTTTAATATGAAAGGTGAGGTTATCGGTGTTGTAAGTCAGATACTAACCAAATCTGGTGGTTTTGAAGGTATTGGATTTGCGGCAACTGCCAATATTACCAAAAACCTAATGATGAATAATAAAACTCCCTGGTTGGGATTAGATGCATATCCTTTAACAGGAAAAACAAAACGATTACTAAATGTCCCTCAAAATAGTGGGTTACTAGTACAACGGGTTGTGTTTGGGTCTATACTATACAAAATGGGTTTACAGGGTGGTGATACAGAAGTTAGTATAGATGGTCAAAAATTAATTATTGGGGGAGATATTATTTTAGCATTTGATACTATAGAATTTGATCTTACCGATGAGGCTTTGGTTAGGCTTGGAGAGTTTGCCAAAAATCTAGCACCCGACAGCTCTTTTACGTTAAAAGTATTACGAAACGGAAAGATTATAGAATTAAAAAGGTAA
- a CDS encoding monooxygenase, giving the protein MSILKIWDLHLKYDGPVTQEFMEGNASLAKSIAEEEGVIWKIWTHEEGTPHFGSTYLFKNKEYLMKYREMHIKRLNRIGITEITDHIFDVLEDLSKINNAPLG; this is encoded by the coding sequence ATGAGTATACTAAAGATTTGGGATCTCCATTTAAAATATGATGGCCCTGTAACACAGGAGTTTATGGAAGGTAATGCAAGTTTAGCAAAAAGTATTGCTGAAGAAGAAGGTGTTATTTGGAAAATATGGACTCATGAAGAAGGAACACCACATTTTGGCTCTACTTATTTATTCAAAAATAAAGAGTATCTAATGAAGTATAGAGAAATGCATATTAAAAGACTTAATAGAATTGGTATCACCGAAATAACAGATCATATCTTTGATGTGTTAGAAGACTTAAGTAAAATTAATAATGCACCTTTAGGTTAA
- a CDS encoding winged helix-turn-helix transcriptional regulator — protein sequence MKIQQEEPLSKECIQQLRAIKDTMELLSGKWKIQIMGTLLRGGTMRFMELKRTLNGIAPKKLSNDLQELELNKLITRTVKDTKPITVEYSLTEHGKTLDNLIVEIIDWGLNHRKEIIKK from the coding sequence ATGAAAATACAGCAGGAAGAACCATTATCAAAAGAATGTATACAACAATTAAGAGCTATTAAAGACACTATGGAATTACTGTCTGGCAAATGGAAAATACAAATAATGGGTACATTACTTCGAGGCGGAACCATGCGATTTATGGAGTTAAAAAGGACCTTAAATGGAATAGCTCCAAAAAAATTATCAAATGATTTACAAGAACTCGAATTAAATAAGCTAATCACCCGAACAGTAAAAGATACTAAACCAATTACTGTTGAATACTCCTTAACAGAACACGGGAAAACGTTAGATAATTTAATAGTCGAAATTATAGACTGGGGGCTTAATCACAGAAAAGAGATTATCAAAAAATAG
- a CDS encoding imelysin family protein yields the protein MKMNVQVIALMTGAILSIVSCSSDDDAPANETVSKSAVIKNYADIVYQSYKDSYDKALEMQTAINAFADNPTENGFQAAKNAWLAAREPYGQTEAYRESNGPIDEGKTEGQLNAWPLDENYIDYVRDNSGGVTSEGLINNPSITIDETALIGLNEGAGGNGVLDKNISTGYHAIEFLLWGQDFADPSNGLPGQRAYTDYVTGSSGTNQNQDRRGTYLKVVTSILVKDLKSLVDTWVEGGAYRNTFLALPEDEALKNMMAGIFFMTGEELSTERMAVAVEQNQEDEHSCFSDNTHRDIYTNAKGVNNVLFGEYGTISGPSLYDLVKQADSGQAEKLKVAATLSISRINTILSNISDTKKFDQLIEEETLTSGGIVIQAVLALRDQAKEISASVSKLNITL from the coding sequence ATGAAAATGAATGTTCAAGTGATAGCTTTAATGACAGGTGCTATCCTAAGTATTGTAAGTTGTAGTAGTGATGATGATGCTCCAGCTAACGAAACTGTATCAAAATCTGCTGTAATAAAAAACTATGCTGATATCGTATATCAATCTTATAAAGATTCATACGACAAAGCTTTAGAAATGCAAACCGCTATTAATGCTTTTGCAGATAACCCCACAGAGAATGGATTTCAGGCTGCCAAAAACGCTTGGCTTGCAGCTAGAGAACCTTATGGTCAAACTGAAGCCTATCGAGAGTCAAACGGGCCAATAGATGAAGGAAAAACTGAAGGCCAACTTAACGCATGGCCTCTTGATGAAAATTACATAGACTATGTTCGTGATAATTCTGGAGGTGTTACCTCAGAAGGGCTTATCAACAATCCTTCTATAACAATAGATGAAACTGCACTAATTGGTTTAAATGAAGGAGCCGGTGGTAATGGTGTGCTTGATAAAAATATCAGTACCGGTTATCATGCTATAGAATTTTTACTTTGGGGTCAGGATTTTGCAGATCCATCTAACGGGTTACCTGGACAAAGAGCCTATACCGATTATGTAACCGGTAGTTCTGGTACGAATCAAAATCAAGACCGAAGAGGTACTTACCTTAAAGTAGTGACAAGTATTTTGGTTAAAGATCTTAAATCTCTTGTTGATACATGGGTAGAAGGCGGTGCATATAGAAATACGTTCCTGGCATTACCAGAAGATGAAGCCTTAAAAAATATGATGGCTGGTATCTTTTTTATGACAGGAGAAGAATTATCTACAGAAAGAATGGCTGTTGCTGTAGAACAAAATCAAGAAGATGAACACTCTTGCTTTTCTGATAATACACATAGAGATATCTATACCAATGCCAAAGGCGTAAACAATGTGCTTTTTGGAGAATATGGTACCATTAGCGGTCCATCACTATATGATCTGGTTAAACAAGCTGATTCCGGTCAGGCAGAAAAACTTAAAGTTGCTGCAACGTTATCAATATCAAGAATAAATACAATTCTTAGCAATATTAGTGACACCAAAAAGTTTGATCAACTTATAGAAGAAGAGACATTAACTTCTGGTGGTATTGTTATCCAAGCTGTTCTTGCATTAAGAGATCAGGCTAAAGAAATAAGTGCTTCGGTATCAAAATTAAACATTACATTATAA
- a CDS encoding di-heme oxidoredictase family protein: MKKKFLYYILFNFSLLSIFGCSDDEYTDPTPTNRAVYEEGEELLAGRLTINSQTSNAFGRAIPGLSDEEQIAFGIGNSLFNQAWVSSPASTTARDGLGPTFNSRACTSCHSKDGRGLPITDNFLGSNGFLMRISMPGTDENGGPNPVTNYGTQIQDKANSGILHEAKIRATYEIIEGSYPDGETYTLQKPIYEIYDEQFGSLQGVLTSPRVGTQTIGMGLIDALSETSILAHADENDTNNDGISGKPNYVWDVKENQLRLGKYGWKANQPSLEQQVFSAFHGDMGLTTSFLPENNCPTPQIDCIDAANGGEPEVTDLQLERVLFYQRTLGVPIRRNFEDENVLKGKVLFNNLQCISCHQTKYTAGNSPSTPLIEGVVFNPYSDFLLHDMGEALADNRSDFKANGREWRTQPLWGIGLIETINNHTFFLHDGRARNIEEAILWHGGEAENSLNEFKKLPKSQRQELIAFINSL, encoded by the coding sequence ATGAAAAAAAAGTTTTTATATTATATCCTTTTCAATTTTTCTTTACTATCAATTTTTGGATGTAGTGATGATGAATACACAGACCCTACTCCGACCAACCGAGCTGTTTATGAGGAAGGAGAAGAACTCTTGGCTGGTAGACTTACTATTAACTCACAAACCAGTAATGCTTTCGGAAGAGCAATCCCTGGCCTGTCTGACGAAGAACAAATCGCTTTTGGTATAGGCAATTCTTTATTTAATCAAGCATGGGTATCTTCTCCTGCATCTACTACAGCTAGAGATGGCCTAGGCCCCACATTTAATAGCAGAGCATGTACCAGTTGCCACAGTAAAGATGGTCGAGGGCTCCCAATTACAGATAATTTTTTAGGTTCAAATGGTTTTTTAATGCGAATAAGCATGCCAGGAACAGATGAAAATGGAGGCCCCAATCCTGTTACCAACTATGGAACTCAAATACAGGACAAAGCCAATAGTGGTATTTTGCATGAGGCAAAAATAAGAGCAACCTATGAAATTATAGAAGGGTCATATCCAGATGGAGAAACATATACGCTTCAAAAACCTATATATGAAATCTATGATGAGCAGTTTGGATCACTACAAGGTGTATTAACCTCTCCAAGAGTAGGTACTCAAACTATTGGAATGGGATTAATTGATGCTTTATCAGAGACTTCTATTTTGGCACATGCCGATGAAAATGATACCAACAACGACGGAATCTCTGGTAAACCTAACTATGTATGGGATGTAAAAGAAAATCAATTAAGACTTGGGAAATATGGTTGGAAAGCAAATCAGCCTTCTTTAGAACAACAAGTTTTTAGTGCATTTCATGGGGATATGGGGCTTACAACTTCCTTTCTACCAGAAAATAACTGTCCAACTCCCCAGATAGATTGTATAGATGCAGCTAATGGTGGAGAGCCAGAAGTAACAGATTTACAATTAGAAAGAGTTCTATTTTACCAAAGAACTTTAGGGGTTCCGATACGTAGAAATTTTGAAGATGAAAATGTATTAAAAGGTAAAGTGCTTTTTAATAATTTGCAATGTATATCGTGTCATCAAACCAAATACACAGCAGGTAATTCGCCATCTACGCCTTTAATCGAAGGTGTTGTATTCAATCCATATTCAGATTTTTTATTACATGACATGGGAGAAGCTTTGGCTGATAATAGATCGGACTTTAAAGCAAACGGAAGAGAATGGAGAACACAACCTCTTTGGGGTATAGGTCTAATCGAGACTATAAACAACCATACTTTTTTTCTTCATGATGGTCGTGCAAGAAATATTGAAGAGGCCATTTTATGGCATGGTGGAGAAGCTGAAAATAGTCTTAATGAATTTAAAAAATTACCTAAGTCACAAAGGCAAGAACTTATTGCATTTATAAACTCACTATAA
- a CDS encoding imelysin family protein yields the protein MKIYLKIANTITIILSVFVILSCSSDDKNTNGNPTGKFNTSQMLSDITSGSILPSISSFKDKVIELEESVSNFASDQSEEKLLIAQNKWKEAARSYANIYVFNIGRPKELFMHELLFNWPTFTEAIDNSIAQNTEIIAESISTRAKGLTGIEYLLFANTGTSNADIVSLFSSTPRRTEYLTNITTNLKEKAILLSEVWNENGENYSNTFITNTETGLNGSLNMIFNGMFNVAETIKKAKLGKPAGLENTSSTNPQILQAFRSEISLDLIENNIKTIENVYFTSSGLGISDNVEFITKNSTINDRIKTQFNLIYTAINKITIPLHLAIDQQKQAVEEVYTEIKTLVVLLNNDVGSTLSIIITPTDNDGD from the coding sequence ATGAAAATATATCTAAAAATAGCTAACACTATCACTATTATTCTTTCAGTTTTTGTTATCCTCTCTTGCAGTAGTGATGATAAGAACACGAATGGGAATCCTACTGGTAAATTTAATACTTCACAAATGTTATCCGATATCACTTCGGGTAGTATTCTGCCTTCTATATCATCATTTAAGGATAAAGTAATAGAACTAGAAGAAAGTGTATCTAATTTTGCTTCAGATCAATCTGAAGAAAAACTACTAATTGCACAAAACAAATGGAAAGAAGCTGCAAGATCTTATGCAAATATATATGTCTTTAATATCGGAAGACCCAAAGAACTATTCATGCACGAATTGTTATTTAACTGGCCTACGTTTACGGAAGCTATAGACAATTCGATCGCGCAAAATACCGAAATAATTGCAGAATCAATTAGTACCAGAGCCAAAGGACTTACAGGGATTGAATATTTGCTATTTGCAAACACAGGTACATCTAATGCCGATATAGTATCTCTCTTCTCCTCTACCCCAAGAAGAACCGAATACTTAACAAATATCACAACAAATCTTAAAGAAAAAGCGATTTTACTTTCAGAGGTATGGAATGAAAATGGGGAAAATTATTCGAACACTTTTATAACAAATACAGAAACCGGATTAAATGGTTCATTAAATATGATATTTAATGGCATGTTTAATGTTGCTGAAACTATTAAAAAAGCAAAATTAGGAAAACCAGCAGGCCTTGAAAACACATCAAGTACTAACCCACAGATTCTACAAGCTTTTAGAAGTGAAATCTCTCTTGACTTGATAGAGAACAATATCAAAACCATCGAAAATGTATATTTTACCTCTTCTGGATTAGGAATTTCTGACAATGTAGAATTTATTACCAAAAATTCGACTATTAATGATCGTATTAAAACTCAGTTTAATCTAATTTATACTGCCATAAACAAAATCACAATCCCTTTACATCTTGCTATAGATCAACAAAAACAAGCTGTAGAAGAAGTTTATACCGAAATCAAAACTCTAGTTGTATTATTAAATAACGATGTAGGAAGCACATTATCTATTATCATTACTCCTACAGATAATGATGGGGATTAA
- a CDS encoding ATP-binding cassette domain-containing protein encodes MNYSTHNTLLYVENLSVAYGDKTVIKDVNFVEKDVIRENNITGQVIAFVGRSGRGKSTLFRAMTGLIKPTTGKILIADTETDSENDAKEVHEGDIGFVDQKYTLFRNKTVYQALLFALRKKDISKEEKHAKIMSYLSDWGLEKVKDQYPCELSGGQRQRTAIIEQILCSGHYMVLDEPFSGLDVGNIEDVKNAFNLITSTHEFNTIIYSTHDIELAVELADSIYVIGYPTVDGKRADYGTIVKHFDMKELNLAWKDFGLDHIEIVKQIKATMLNS; translated from the coding sequence ATGAACTATAGTACGCATAATACATTATTGTATGTAGAAAACTTAAGTGTCGCCTATGGTGATAAAACTGTAATAAAGGATGTTAATTTTGTAGAAAAAGATGTTATTCGGGAAAACAATATTACAGGTCAGGTTATTGCTTTTGTAGGGCGTTCTGGTAGAGGTAAATCTACATTGTTTAGAGCAATGACAGGCTTGATCAAACCAACTACAGGAAAAATACTGATTGCCGATACAGAAACAGATTCAGAAAATGATGCCAAAGAAGTACATGAAGGAGATATTGGTTTTGTAGATCAAAAATACACCTTGTTTAGAAATAAAACCGTGTATCAGGCATTACTGTTTGCGCTTCGTAAAAAGGATATTTCTAAAGAAGAAAAGCATGCCAAAATAATGAGTTACCTGTCGGATTGGGGTTTAGAAAAAGTAAAAGACCAGTATCCTTGTGAGTTATCTGGGGGGCAGAGACAGCGTACAGCAATAATCGAACAGATACTATGTTCTGGTCATTATATGGTTCTGGACGAACCTTTTTCGGGTCTTGATGTAGGAAATATTGAAGATGTTAAAAATGCGTTTAATCTAATTACGTCTACACACGAATTTAATACGATTATTTATTCTACACATGATATAGAATTAGCAGTAGAACTGGCAGATAGTATTTATGTAATTGGCTATCCTACCGTAGATGGAAAACGTGCTGATTATGGTACCATTGTTAAACATTTTGATATGAAAGAATTGAATCTTGCCTGGAAAGATTTTGGACTAGATCATATCGAAATTGTTAAGCAAATAAAGGCAACTATGCTTAATTCGTAG
- a CDS encoding ABC transporter permease, producing MKYLFKPFEKVSKNSRLLIIGIWVALVLIFWFVSSMGERHLFPSPQQVLTGFTELYNEGLVVHIGSSLLLCIKAILIAVIISLIVTYLSTIPVVTPIAKTLSKLRYLPLTGISFYLAILISDARTMQVWVLVVFMTTYLTTSLLSMISSIPQEEFDHARSLQCNRWEVLWEVVVKGRIDHVIEVIRQNLAIVWMMLVTVESILVAAGGLGFLIKNSDKFMNHGRIIALQIVILLVGLSIDFVLDYLRKAFFRYSKI from the coding sequence ATGAAGTATTTATTTAAACCGTTCGAAAAGGTTAGCAAAAATAGCCGATTACTTATTATAGGTATATGGGTAGCATTAGTGTTGATTTTCTGGTTTGTTTCTAGTATGGGAGAGAGACATTTATTCCCTTCTCCACAGCAAGTACTAACAGGATTTACAGAGCTTTATAATGAAGGACTGGTGGTACATATTGGTAGCTCGCTATTACTTTGTATAAAAGCAATACTTATAGCAGTTATTATTTCTTTAATCGTTACCTATTTGTCTACAATTCCTGTAGTAACACCAATAGCAAAAACATTAAGTAAGCTACGTTATCTTCCACTTACGGGTATATCTTTTTACCTGGCGATCCTTATTAGTGATGCCAGAACCATGCAGGTATGGGTATTGGTGGTATTTATGACTACATATCTTACCACATCATTATTAAGTATGATTAGCTCGATACCACAAGAAGAATTTGATCATGCGCGTTCTTTACAATGTAATCGGTGGGAAGTACTATGGGAAGTTGTTGTAAAAGGAAGAATAGATCATGTTATAGAGGTAATCAGGCAAAACCTGGCTATCGTTTGGATGATGTTGGTAACCGTAGAATCAATCCTTGTAGCAGCTGGTGGTTTAGGATTTTTAATCAAAAACTCTGATAAATTTATGAATCACGGTAGAATTATAGCATTACAAATAGTAATATTATTAGTAGGCCTGTCGATAGATTTTGTTTTAGATTACTTGAGAAAAGCCTTTTTTAGATACTCCAAAATATAA
- a CDS encoding OmpA family protein — MGKILRTKKLTTLSELIIVIILLGAILGAVYYFAPGLRVGEAKQLDELNINKDEVDNVTTSEKLELPSNSLSKSVKDKPLVRMAAYAWNAQSGIIVSNGGPKTTKGSLMEKNGVNLEIIRQDWLSELRNMQMKFIEEFDRGEEFPDADKSAFAIMMMGDGAPFYISTMQQALDDKFGKDKYHVQVVGAVGLSYGEDKLIGPPSWKVDPKSMKGALISAVLGDGDWVTALNYAFANGLKVNPDVTTYDPDAVNFYPSQDDDYIKSAEELIKSQKAGWTVPLKEVRNGKLTGKTINKKVDGCATWTPGDKMVFDELNGFTDIISTREFNNQMATTVIAVKEWSVKHPEIVSNILKSALTASNQMKQYDEWRVRASEAVAKTYDLETPKYWYDMFKGQKGSKNGIDYNMGGSRVFNYADVMQYYGITDGTNRYKAVYNQVSSYLNELNPFGFNESVKRIVPYDEAVNLYFIKNINDIDAGSAYKPDYTKEAEEVLASGEWNINFDTGSANISGSSANTLETIYNLLIQAEDTKLRLEGHTDDTGSAESNYDLSQRRAQSVVNFLRSKGIPQSRFQSVIGKGEDEPIETNTTNSGRAKNRRVVITLLK, encoded by the coding sequence ATGGGTAAGATTTTAAGAACAAAAAAACTCACTACATTATCCGAGCTTATCATTGTAATTATTTTACTTGGAGCTATCTTAGGTGCAGTGTATTATTTTGCTCCGGGTTTAAGAGTGGGAGAAGCAAAACAATTAGATGAGTTAAATATAAATAAAGATGAAGTAGATAATGTTACTACATCAGAAAAACTAGAATTACCTTCTAATAGCCTTTCAAAAAGTGTAAAGGATAAACCTCTTGTTAGAATGGCAGCCTATGCCTGGAATGCACAATCTGGTATTATCGTTTCTAACGGAGGACCAAAAACAACCAAAGGTTCTTTGATGGAGAAGAACGGAGTGAATTTAGAGATAATCCGTCAGGATTGGCTTTCTGAATTGAGAAATATGCAAATGAAATTCATTGAAGAATTTGATAGAGGAGAAGAGTTCCCAGACGCAGATAAAAGTGCATTTGCAATTATGATGATGGGAGATGGTGCTCCTTTTTATATCAGTACCATGCAACAGGCTTTAGACGATAAATTTGGGAAAGATAAATACCATGTGCAGGTAGTTGGTGCCGTAGGACTTAGTTATGGTGAAGATAAACTTATTGGACCACCAAGCTGGAAAGTTGATCCAAAAAGTATGAAAGGAGCTTTGATATCTGCAGTATTAGGTGATGGAGATTGGGTAACTGCTCTAAACTATGCCTTTGCTAATGGTTTAAAAGTAAATCCTGATGTTACTACTTATGATCCTGATGCTGTGAATTTTTATCCTTCACAAGATGATGACTATATTAAGTCTGCAGAAGAACTTATTAAATCTCAAAAAGCAGGGTGGACAGTTCCTCTTAAAGAAGTGAGAAACGGAAAGCTAACAGGGAAGACAATTAATAAAAAAGTTGATGGATGTGCTACCTGGACACCAGGAGATAAAATGGTTTTTGATGAGTTAAACGGTTTCACAGATATTATATCTACACGAGAATTTAACAACCAAATGGCAACTACAGTTATTGCTGTAAAAGAATGGTCGGTAAAACATCCCGAAATCGTTAGTAATATTTTAAAATCAGCGTTAACAGCTTCTAATCAAATGAAGCAATATGACGAATGGAGAGTTAGAGCATCTGAAGCAGTTGCCAAAACATATGATTTAGAAACTCCAAAGTATTGGTATGATATGTTTAAAGGCCAAAAAGGAAGTAAAAATGGTATCGATTATAACATGGGAGGATCACGAGTATTTAACTATGCAGATGTAATGCAATATTATGGTATTACAGATGGAACCAATCGATATAAGGCAGTTTACAATCAGGTATCTTCTTATCTAAATGAACTTAATCCATTTGGGTTTAATGAATCTGTAAAAAGGATTGTGCCTTATGATGAAGCAGTTAATCTTTATTTTATTAAAAATATTAATGATATTGATGCAGGTTCTGCTTACAAACCAGATTATACCAAAGAAGCCGAAGAAGTTTTAGCTTCTGGAGAATGGAATATTAATTTTGATACCGGAAGTGCAAATATTTCGGGATCATCTGCAAATACTTTAGAAACCATTTATAATCTTCTTATTCAGGCAGAGGATACGAAACTTAGATTAGAAGGACATACCGATGATACAGGTTCTGCAGAATCTAATTATGATTTATCACAAAGACGTGCACAATCTGTAGTTAACTTTTTAAGAAGTAAAGGAATCCCTCAATCCCGTTTCCAATCTGTAATCGGAAAAGGTGAAGATGAACCAATTGAAACAAACACTACCAATAGCGGTAGAGCCAAAAACAGACGAGTAGTTATTACATTATTGAAATAA